The sequence below is a genomic window from Nicotiana tomentosiformis chromosome 6, ASM39032v3, whole genome shotgun sequence.
ACGTTTTCCCTTTCAAACTTATAAGCTATCAGACATTTGAGTCACACGACACACGGCATACTGAAAACTATTGTCAATCCTTTTATGGGGAGGGGGGAGGTAGAAGGGACAAGAAAGTAAAAAAGAATAAATCAAAGGTCAAATCTCAAACTCTAAAATTCTAACTTTACGTGCAACCTTTTCCCCATAAAGTGAAATATATTTAGTGATGATAAGGGCAAAAGATTTACTTCGCTTTTAATTATCCATTTTGGACTttacatttttttattttttattttaaatatgtaTTTTACAATTTTACTCATAATAATGATaacattttcaaaaattttgaaaaattatttgcAGAATAAATAGTTAATGATAAGGACAAAACATAAGGAAAAAATTATCTTTAACTTTATTTAATATAGTGAAGATTTTTCACCTATATGAATAGCAATAACTAAAGATTTTTCCtgtttaattaaattaaatttaaaactATAATATTCGAAGTCAGATATCACAAAATTTAGATATAACAAGTGAAAGTCCGAGCTACAATAAAAGTAACAACTACAGTTGAACTATTTTCTCTCGCTTAAAGTGTGCATATTTTCGGGAAAAATGAGCAActtgtgattcatgtttttgggATGAATACGCACCTCTGATTGAAAGGGAAAAGGAACTATATATGTACACTCCCACTTTATAAATGTGTAATCTGATAAAGCACCGACCCAATATATAGTTTGAAAGAACACCTAATAAAGTATAAAAGAATATGATTTTTTGACCAGAAATGTAGAAAGCTCAGAATACAAGAAAATCTTTGTTGTTTCAAAAGATCTTTAGAGGTAATTGACATTAGAAAATTGGAGCAAAACGAAATCCAGCTTGGTGATATGAAAGAGAGCTAGTTGATCTAACAGGTAATTACTCTATTGATGCCTACTTTACAGACATATGTTACTTCCTCAGTTCCATTTTTACTTCTCAATaatgaaaaaattaaattttctttttaattttactCTTATCATTAAGTatttattttccaaccttattaGGGTATTAGTAGTCAAATTTGGATTTTCAAAGCATAGTTAATAAGTAACTTAGTAGAACAAACACGTAACTAATGTTTTTTTAAGCAGAGTACAAAATACAATGTGGACAAGTAAAAAGGAATATAAGGAGTAAATATTTACTTGAAATTGGTATTTTACTTGAATAATTGAATATCTTTTCCAAACGTCTAAACGTTGCCGCAATAGAAGGTTTGCAACATTAATTATTGGCCAAATACATATGTAGGTCCTCAAACTTGTCCGTTTTTGTCACTTTGATACTTAAACATAAGGTTGTTCCTATCAGGCACTCCAATTAAATTCATATGTGCCAATTAAACACCTAAACATATGGTTATTCCTATCAGGTACTCCAACTAAATCACATATGTGCCAATTAAACACTGTCAAGGGAAAAGGCGCCTGAACATGAGAAAAActtgttgattttttttattattattattattattattattattattatactccaTATTATGATTATTTTATATATCCTAATATATTATTCCTATTAAAGTCAGATCGTCGTTTTTTTTCTTGGCAAAATCGAAGGCAAAGTTGTTTGCCCTCTTAGGTTTCTTAAGAATTTCATCATCATACCACCTGAAAAAATTGCAAGCAACTTTGCCAAGAAAAAAAATGACGATCTGGATTTAATAGGAATAATATATTAGGATATATAAAATAATCATAATAtggagtataataataataataataataataataataataataataataataataataataaatcaacAAGTTTTTCTTATGTTCACGCGCCCTTTCCCTTGACAGTGTTTAATTGGCACAGATGTGATTTAGTTGGAGTGCATGATAGGAACAACCATATGTTTAGGTGTTTAATTGGCACAGATAGATTTAGTTGAAGTGTCCGATAGAAACAACCCTATGTTTAGGTGTCCAAGTGACAAAAAAGGACAAGGTTAGGGTCTACACATGTATTTGGCCTTAATTATTTGTGGTGAACCTCAAATTTCATCTCGGCATGAGTTATGGTTCTTGACATGCAGAAAGTGGATACAGTCATAACATTGGCATGCGTCAACACACAAAAGCTTTTACGTAATTGATATGAGAATTCTACGATATTGAAATATTATATCTTCTTCTATATTTAACTCCAGGAATTGGTTAAAATTAACCTTGATAAgcgaaaagagaaaaaaattattGAAGAGTAATTGCTTGGACTTATAAGTTATACGCTATAATTTAATTAGATGCTAAAACAAATACTCCATATAATTTGTTTTGATGTGATGTTTATTTAGACTAGATGTGGTaattaattatttcataataCGCTTTTCGTTTCCCAGAAAAACTTGAAGGTACTCAAATTTTATATGAAGCCAAACATTAATTATCGTAAATTTTTATCTCAATTCAGTTCAGATATATCAATTTCTTAATATTTTTAATCATAATAAGATAATTAAGGCTACATAAAAGCATTATAAATCACGCTTCTCAactaatattattataaaaatatactccctccgtttcctTTTTGTGAACCTATGATTAGACACGAAGTTtaagtaaaaagagaaaaaatttgaacttgtagtgtaaaatgaggcacatatattttgtatagttataaatcattgtataaagttaaattgttttcaaatatgaaaatgactcattctttttggcacggactaaaaagaaaataagttcacataaattaaaacaaattgagtatatgaaaaaaaaaatgtgGTTAAACCATAGTGATttaattttctaaattataatAGTATCATATgaactactccctccgttcacttttacatgttcaccccttaagaaataataaataaagtgtataagttaccatgatactcatattaattgatgtataGTCTTAATAAAATTCGataatgatttgaaatgagtaattaatgctaagaggaaaataggaattttttttttttttataaacaaaaagtgacaagtaaaaatgaaaatttatttttaaaatacttGAAAACTAAAAGTGAACGGATGAGTTGTATATAACAAATAAGAATCATGTTTTAATATATTTTACATAAATAAGTTGTTCAAAAATCTGTTGCAACATGGGTCGGAGATCTAAAACATGTGATGCGTTGAAATTGAGAAGTCGAGGAATCGCAGGCGTTTCTTGTCCGGTTGTGATCATTTGTCAACCATAGAGGGCACTTTTGATATTTACATTTGAAATTGACAATGGAAACTGAAAAGAGAGCCACGCCATGAGGATCATGACTACTAATTAATTCTAAGTTGTAATTACACAAATACCGTCCATCTTAATTTTTCACCTACTCAGAACTGTGGCACTTAATTTTTTCCTTCAAACCTTTTCACTATAAATACTCAAGCTCTATCCAATAGCTCTAACTAACGAAGTAGCTGTCTCTTTCTGTAACCTTTATCTAACTCACtgacttctctctctctctctctctaaatccATCCACATTCTCTCTCAAAACCATGCAGATCGGAGCAGCACTTCCGGCGACCAATTTTAATCTTTTTCAGGCAACGGTAAAATGCAATGGATGTTCATTAAACCCTTCTGCAATGGCTACTTCTGTAAATGCACAAAGCTTAAAAACACTCTCGTCATCAACCACAGAGATGACTAAAAAACACATTTCCAATCTTGAAAAGCTTCTTCAGAAGCAATCTCAGACAAAACTATCAGCAGCTGATGCAAAGCCTGTGGTTCAAGAATCCAGTAATAATGGGTTATTAGAAAACAGGGGAAGAAATTTGTTGGAAGGGCTTAATTTGGCTAGTATTTGGCCTGAGATGAAAGCTGCTGAGGAAATGTCGCCAAGGCGTTTGAACAGATTAAAAAGACTGTTATCTTCCAAATCAATGGAATATTCTCCTAGGAACAATATTTGTAGCCGGTGGAAGGAATACCACGGCAGCAATAACTGGCTGGGTCTACTTGATCCGTTAGATGAGAATCTACGGCGAGAATTGGTTCGATATGGGGAGTTCATTCAGGCAGCTTATCATTGTTTCCATTCCAACCCTGCCATGTCAGCAGAGGAGGGGCCATTGTCCGCGAGACACGTGGCGTTGCCCGATAGGTCTTATAAGGTGACCAAGAACCTTTATGCAACTTCGTCCATTGGGTTGCCAACGTGGGTGGATGACGTGGCACCTGATCTTGGATGGATGACCCAAAGGTCTAGTTGGATTGGATATGTGGCAGTGTGCGATGACAGGAAAGAAATTCAACGAATGGGAAGGAGGGATATTGTTATTGCGTTACGAGGTACTGCCACGTGTTTAGAGTGGGCAGAGAATTTTCGTGCCTTGCTAGTAGAACAAAATGATGATTCTGCTGAAGAACAATCTAAAGTGGAATGTGGATTCTTGAGTTTGTACAAAACAGGTGGAGAACATGTCCCAAGTTTAGCTGAATCAGTTGTTAACGAAGTACAAAGATTAATTGAACAGTATAAAGGCGAGCCTCTAAGCATCACGGTCACAGGGCATAGTCTCGGTGCAGCTTTAGCTCTTTTAGTAGCAGATGATGCAAGTACATGTGCACCAAATGCGCCACCAGTGGCCGTTTTTTCCTTCGGTGGCCCTCGAGTAGGCAATCGGGTGTTTGCGGATCGTCTTAACGCGAATAATGTTAAGGTATTACGTATTGTGAATAATCAAGACGTAATCACCAGGGTTCCAGGTATGTTTGTGAGCGAAGCGCTAGACAAAAAGCTTAGAGAATCAGGAGCAGGTCGCGTGCTAGAGATGTTAGATTGTAGGATGCCATGGGCGTATTCTCACGTTGGTACTGAATTCAGAGTTGACACGAGAATGTCGCCATTTTTGAAGCCTGATGCAGATGTTGCATGTTGCCATGACTTGGAGGCATATTTACATTTGGTGGATGGATTTTTAGCATCTGATTGTCCATTTAGGCCTAATGCTAAGAGAAGTCTTGTGAGATTGTTAAAAGACCAACGGTCTAACTTCAAAAGACTTTACACTAGTAAGGCAAAGGACTTGAGCATCAGTCTTGATAGAGAACATAATTTTGCTAGGAGTAGTTGCTTGCCTAGTCCATCATCTTGATATATATTACTAGCAGAGAATGTATACTTCCAAGTACAAAGAATTAATCAGATGTACATGTTTTCTACCATATATACTTGCTTTTCTCTTCTCTAAATTCATAGGATGACTCTATCAGTAACTAAAATATAAGTAAAATAGCATTATATGCGCAATAAAGAAGACAGAAATGAATGAAGTTGAACATTATAGTTAAATGGGAATAGAAGAAATTTTGCATATGAGCAACACTTTTGATAGAATAAATCCGTGGTGGAAAATACCCCAGAAGATTGAGAGATAATAATCGAACATCAAAGCGCTTCCTCAAAGTTAATTACTTTCATCAAAATAGTTTGTAGATAAAAAATTCTTGACAATTTTGAGCGGTAGGGGAGAATTGGCAGAGCAAAAggggtaaatttcacaaatagTCATATAACTATAACTTTTTCTCATCAAAGtcatataattttattttctaacacaaaaatcatataattatgattttttttcaccaaagtcatataactttgttttctcacacaaaaaatATAAAACTTCCACTAACTCACAAAAAAATTATCTCGTTTGTTAGTGGGATGAGCCTATCGTTTCGTCCTGCTTATCCTGTCACGTTTAGGCCCGTCCCGGTTAAATGTGGTCTCATCCCTTTGGACAGCCTAGGTTAAACACATTGAACCCAGAAATTCATTACTTTACTACTATACATAAGAGAAAGCAAAGCACCTCTATCCTCCGTGTGTGCTTCATGAAAGGATGTTTAAGTCATTTCACAAGTAATGATGCAATATGATTGGGCAAAACAGACTGTTACTGTAGCTCCATCATTAATATTTTCATGCCTTTGACTATCGTACCCTTCTGCTTTTGACTGAGTTATGTCTGCTTTTTGTTTCTTTACATCAATGCATGTCAGCAACTTTTGCTTTGTGTCAATAGCAACCTATCGTAGTACGGTGTAACGCCATTTGGCATTCCaggtgtttacccgaaaaacggatagagttaaatttgtacgtagttttaagggtgtgtggtataacttaacacaaatcgtaagagtaaaatgaaaatatcgaatattgattgcaaagaatgaaaaataagtaaAGTTAGAAAGAATATGATTTATgaattaagcaagatgaatcaatgtatgaaGCTAAAAAGAGATaattcttcaatataggagtgtatgatatctcagttacaatgtatgtAAAACTTGATGCCTTTACAGGAATATCGTCATCCCTTTTTACAGTGGGGGAaccctactttagatataattaaaaatacatagtggggaatccatgataaatcagtttttccctaatttccgtcgagattctctcccttagtgcggctacaacggctcttgtctatgagctcgatcttgaccggACTCAGTATTGGTCGGCTTccagttttagagctcgatgcgggtttGAGCTTGATGCCGACTCGAGTCCGATAAtgactcgggctcggtattggttgACCCCTagcccttaagctcgattccatcatATCTCAatatagttcgattcggacccgagttcgataatgacttcgagctcggtatttgacccgttcctgaaactcgaagctcgtttgtgccttcttcggatcccatctcgatattatgaagactttcttcggtccattatgtttccatctcgatcagacgtacgaaggccgaaatcagtttcgaccgtatatagatagtcccctcgtttcttgggAAGGATGTGGCGAAAAACGATATAATTTCCCAACGGCTGGATCAGATATAAGCTGATGTTTacattgggctcgatcatgacgcacgtgatagttgtcccgtcggtttagttttTCAAGATATTTAATGCGTGTCtgatggtggtcggccaccgctgatgtTGAACCGACAttgctcaatctataaatagccccttcttttaccatttatcacttttacatctccaaattttccaagttcttttgagttcatctgtaaatctgtgatcttttactgcaaaatctttcttcaaaaaCACCAAATCTCTGTTACCTCATTCTATTTtcgatctttaaatccaaaatggcGAAGACATAAAAAATCATTAATCATAAAGAAAAAAGCTTCTTCATCACAACATgtcgccgacaaaacaccggtggagccacgacctgaggagtgcgttcctggggcgtgtgttcttacttctgattttaaggtcgataaaggctcgtcGGTTCTCGTCCAATATGAGCCAGTATTGAGGTAtatatgttcgataaccgaggggcACCTCGAACAGCTAAAGAAATATTGCAATTGGGAAAACAAAGAAGTTGTAATCCTGTCTCCtaaagaagatatcaccactcaCGTGAAAAGGGtttttaagcgtgtatacttaccctttcacgttaggtcctctCAACCCTATTATTATCGATTTTTGCCgtaaataccaaataaccctaggccagatccatccttctttttggcggatcgttattttgatctgtttcttcgtgaacaaaatcgagggggcgcctttcaccctcgaccatctcattcgattgtactgccttcgcctctttcgaggcgatttaataaaacttcagcgtcgggctaccatggttctattctcgagcataaacgaggacagggatcgaggctggatgggcaggttcgttcaaatgaagacttcggacctgattccgactgaaaaaatgccctttcccgaggagtggaacatgaagcgtaagtgtaactcTGTTGTTATCTATTAATATTTTTCCCCTTCATTTCTTTTTCCACCGATATCCCCTTTTCTTGATGCAGCGGCCTTGGATGCTTGGTGTAGTTCTCGACCTCAAGATCTGGGTACGGGATCTAGCTTCGACCTTCACATATGCTGAGCGCTCATAGCGTGATTtatcgaagggccgatgggaggccaaaaatcacggtaatcCTCTTTCTCGTAtttttggtagttcgaacgaAATGCTTTCCATATACTTAAATTGATTTTCCTGTATGTAGGTGTGAGCAAAGATGTGGTTTTGAGGCCCCCGCCCGGCGAGGAAGAGGATTCGATCTCTGTTCCAAATtcggtgaaggataataagagaaaaagggcctctgcttccgaagatccaaaatcgaagacgaggatggctcgtaagccgaggaaaaATACCACCCTTTTAACCATGGAATCAGttctgcatctaagggatgaagacaaggaagaagaaaaagaagaagaaggagaagaagaaaacgatgggTCCGTGCTGGTGGCCCGAATAAAGAAAACCAACTATGCCCCAAAAGGCAGCTGTATCGATGGTGATTTATAAAGCTCCGCCTCAGACTGGGGAGATATCGGAGAAAGATTTGAGCAGAGTCCCCGAACCGTTAGAGATCGAGGATTcctcccaccgaagtcaacaaacagTGGGTATATCAGAAGAGGCCGGTCCCgaagctctccgaactgaggagaatgccccaagcgagtcgcttgggaCAATagtaatcgaagactcgcccattCTCCTtgctttttccgaaggggcgattcgggaagcccaagctttgggggccctcgagataAACCAATCTCATGAAGGGAAGGACCCCTTATGTGATTTGTTTACTAGTGTCGAGAAAGTTGTCGGCCCCAGTGATGTGCCAGGCCTTTTCTGTGAAGTGCAACAAGCTCTAAATCGGGTAAGCTCTAACTTCCTTCGTTGATACCACTTGCatgtttgctattcttttctaacttcttttcctCTTTCTTCGTAGGCCATAACGGTTCATTGAGAAGCGTGTTCttggtctcgagctgagctgcgtCGGTATGAGGCTGACCTTCGGCGGGTCACGGAAGAGAGGAACACCCTTAGACTCCTTTTTGgacaaagggaagaagaaatcaaggacctccgagctgaaTTGGCCAATGCTCaacaagatcagaccgacctgaccgagcaggtaatggtaatcttaaaaacccatgggctcgattctggaacggtggctaatatttcaatctcacagctacAGCAGAAGCTTGAAGTTattgggaagcttcgtgaggaggtcgatatgataaggGCGGAGACCTTGGGATGGAAATATGGCATGGACCGTCTTGCCACAGAAAAAGAATCTACTCGAGCCCAATTACCAAACCAACTTTAAAGAATTAATGAGAAAAGCTCgtttcaagcaagaagaatagaggagctcgaggctcgggtGGCCTACGAGCtagccaaggccaaatctgacgccgaaaaggcaaaggccgaggccGATGCATTCATGGCCGTTTAcagggccgatgctgaagctgctcaggtacaagtaagaaaggcagccgagaccgccaatactcgagcacattgggttgctgaacttacTAAGTGCCGATCTTGGAGGGAGACCCTCaaagagatccatgctcgaggtttcgacctcaccgaagagataaaaagggctaaagagctcgaagccgatgtTGAAGCCTTGACTTTTGATGATCATAATGATaacgatgatgggagcaagagtggtTCCGAGAGGGGGGATGAGCCCtatggagaagagactgccccggtagataaccaagaaacttagcccttagtttctattttgtttttttatGTAGGGTCCTGTTCGGACATTGTAATCATTCTTGTATATttataaagatcttttcttttcccgacttgcctctgttttattctctgccttgtgaaaattttatttcattcatgccttttgaaggctttaggcaatttgatcgaatttggaccttgtagcctttgtaaccgagtgagtgcttgctcaaactcgagatacggtagcccgtaggcttagtagtcgagtgagtgattgctcgaactcgaagtaatatagctcgtagggttattagtcgagtgaatgattcgaactcgaagtaatgtagcccgtatgcttaatggtcgagtgagtgattgcttgaactcgaaataagagtagcccgtaggcttagtagtcgagtgagtgcttgctcgaactcgaagtgatatagcccgtaggcttaatggtcgagtgagtgattcgaactcgaagtaatatagctcgtaggcttagtgatcgagtgaatgattgctcgaacttgaaataagagtagcccgtaggcttagtaatcgagtgaatgattcaaactctaagtaatgtagctcgtaggcttaatggtcgagtgagtgattgctcgaactcgaaataagagtagcatgtaggcttagtagtcgagtgagtgcttgctcgaactcgaagtgatgtagcccgttggcttaatggtcgagtgagtgatcctaactcgaagtaatatagcccgtaggcttagtgatcgagtgaatgattcgaactcgaagtaatatagactgtaggcttagtggtcgagtgagtgattgctcgaactcgaaataagagtagcccgtaggcttagtattcgagtaaatgattcaaactcgaagtaatgtagcccgtaggcttaatggtcgagtgagtgattgctcgaactcgaaataagagtagcccataggcttagtcggACTTTATCTTgttgattttttggttggcagtccccgatcgacccttaagcctgtttgcaaaATAGATCACAAAATAGAGGATGGATTTTGA
It includes:
- the LOC104101720 gene encoding phospholipase A1-Ibeta2, chloroplastic, which produces MQIGAALPATNFNLFQATVKCNGCSLNPSAMATSVNAQSLKTLSSSTTEMTKKHISNLEKLLQKQSQTKLSAADAKPVVQESSNNGLLENRGRNLLEGLNLASIWPEMKAAEEMSPRRLNRLKRLLSSKSMEYSPRNNICSRWKEYHGSNNWLGLLDPLDENLRRELVRYGEFIQAAYHCFHSNPAMSAEEGPLSARHVALPDRSYKVTKNLYATSSIGLPTWVDDVAPDLGWMTQRSSWIGYVAVCDDRKEIQRMGRRDIVIALRGTATCLEWAENFRALLVEQNDDSAEEQSKVECGFLSLYKTGGEHVPSLAESVVNEVQRLIEQYKGEPLSITVTGHSLGAALALLVADDASTCAPNAPPVAVFSFGGPRVGNRVFADRLNANNVKVLRIVNNQDVITRVPGMFVSEALDKKLRESGAGRVLEMLDCRMPWAYSHVGTEFRVDTRMSPFLKPDADVACCHDLEAYLHLVDGFLASDCPFRPNAKRSLVRLLKDQRSNFKRLYTSKAKDLSISLDREHNFARSSCLPSPSS